CGACGCTCGTGGTGACCCTCGAGCCCTGCACGATGTGCGCCGGCGCGAGCGTGCTGGCGCGGGTCGCGCGGGTGGTCTACGGCGCCGAGGACCCCAAGGCCGGGGCCGCCGGATCGCTGTGGGACGTGGTCCGCGACCGGCGGCTCAACCACCGTCCGCAGGTCACCGGCGGGGTGCGGGCGGAGGAGAGCGGCGCGCTCCTACGCGCCTTCTTCCGCCGGGAGCGGGGCCTGTAGTCTCTCCGGCGGTGGCGTGTCCGAGCGGCCGAAGGAGCACGCCTCGAAAGCGTGTGAGGTGCAAGCCTCCGTGGGTTCAAATCCCACCGCCACCGCCGGCAGGACCACGACGGCGGCGTCCCTCCACGGGGCGCCGCCGTCGCCGTCCCCGCAGGCCGTCCGGTGGTCTCAGGCGACGACGTCGAGGTCGATCAGCAGCTGCCCGTCGGCGCCGCGCACGAAGGTGACCGCGTGGGTCTCGACCAGCCGCTCGCCGGAGTCGAGGAACTCCACGTCGGTGGTCGCGGTGATCCGGTCGCCCTGGTCGGACACGTTCCGCACGTCGAGCAGGTTCACCTCCGACCAGCGGCCGAAGAAGTCCTCGTAGTAGCCGAGGCTCGCCCGCGACCGCAGGGTCGGCCCGGTGAGGGCGTAGGCGCCGGCGGCGTCGTCGGGCAGCAGGGCGTAGTACTGCTCCAGCGTCTGCCGGGCGGCGGTGGCCGGGTCGGACGGCGGCGCGGTCGTCGCCTCGGTCGACGGGGGCGGGCTCTCCGAGGTCGTCTCCGGCGCCGTCTCCGGCGTGACCGGCGCCTCCGGCTCCGGTGACGGCTCGGACGACGGGGTCGGCTCCGCCACCTCGGTCGCCGCCGCGTCGTCCGCCGAGGAGGGCGCCGCGGACGACGAGACGCCGGCGTCGGCCTGCGGGGCACTGCCGCCGTCGGGGCGCAGCCCCAGCCAGGTGAGCGTCCCGGCGACGGCCAGCACGACGAGCGCCAGGAGGGCGAGCGCCAGCGGACGCCGTCGGCGCCGCGGCACGACCAGCGGCCCGGACCGGGCGGCCGGGCCGGGGGTCGGGTCGGGGGTCGCACCGGCAGCCGCAGCCGGGGGGCCGGCGGGCGGGGGAGCGCCGGGCAGGTCGGTCCGGGTGGCGGCGCGCGGCTCGGCGGCCGGCGGCCCGGGCGGAGCCGGCGCGGGCCCGGCGGCCGGGCCCGCGAGCGGCGTCGGGGCGCCCGCGGCCAGCCCGGCGGTGCGGGTCCGCCCGGCGTCCGGCCGCAGGTCGGTGCGGGCCAGCAGCACCGTGGTGGTGTCGCCGTCGCGGCCGGCGGCGAGCTTGGCCAGCTCGTCGCGCACGTCGGTCATCGCCGGCCGGGCCGCCGGGTCGGGGTGGAGCATCCGCATCAGCGGCCGCTCCAGGGACCCCGCGCGCCGCGGCGGGCGGATCTCCCCGCCGGCCACCTTGTGCAGCAGCCGCAGGGCGTTGACGTCCATCCCGAACGGCGGCTCGCCCTCGAGGCACGTGTAGAGCGTGGCGCCGAGCGAGAAGACGTCACTGGCCGCCGACATCTCGACGCCCTGGGCGACCTCGGGGGCCAGGAAGGCCGGCGTCCCGGTGATCTGGCCGGTCTGGGTCAGCGTGACGTCCCCGGCCGCGTGCGAGATGCCGAAGTCGGTGATCTTGACCAGACCCTCGACCCGCCCGCCCCGGCCGATGAGCACGTTGCCCGGCTTGACGTCGCGGTGCACGATGCCCGCCGCGTGCACGGCGGCCAGCGCGTCGGCCAGCTGCGCGCCGATCTGGGCCACCTGGTCGATCCGCAGCGAGCCCTCGTCCTGGAGCACCTCGGACAGGCTGCGCGAGGGCAGGTACTCCATGACGAGGTAGGGCGTCCCGCCCTCGAGGACGACGTCGTAGACCGTGACGGCGTGCGGGTGGCTCAGCCGGGCGGCGATGCGGCCCTCGCGCAGGGCCCGCTGGCGCTGCTCGTCACCGAGTCCCGGGGCGTTGCCGGACGGCAGCAGGATCTGCTTGACCGCGACCTGGCGGCCGAGCAGCTCGTCCTGACCCAGCCAGACCGAGCCCTGGCCACCGCCACCGATCTGCGTCAGCAGCCGGTAGCGGGCCGCGACGAGGCGGCCGGGCGCAGTGGTGGTCACCGGAGGCCCTTACCCCCGGGTGCGGTCCTGCTGAACCTGCAGGTCACACGCTGCTGGGCACACCGAACCGGCGGGCGTACTCCTCCTGCGCGCCCGAGGGCAGGACGTCGTAGAGCTCGCCGAGCTGCTCGACCGCCTCGGGGGCCAGGTCGTCGAACAGCCGCGCCCAGGTCGGCGGCTCGTCGTAGCTGCGCGTCAGCAGCAGCTCCCACGCCTGTGCCTGGCGGTCGCGCTTGCTGCGCTCGGCGACGAACTCGGAGAGGTAGCGGTCCTTGGCCGCCTCCTTCTCCTCGCGGGTCGCCGAGGGCGGCAGGTCTGCGGGGTCGGCGCCGTGCAGGACGGTCACGATGGCCTCCACGACCTCTGGTCGGACCCGCTGCGGCTCGCTCATCCGTCCTGCCTCCTCGTGATCGTGTCGGCGCTCGGTCTCGACGCCGGGCCGGGGTCCCGCGGTGCCACCACGCGCTCCCCTGGTGGGTCAGCCTGCCCCGTGCCGCCCCGCCGGACCACCCGGGACGGCGCGGGGCGTGCCCGCGACGTCCCGGGGCGCCGGCTGACCTCCGTCGCGCCGCCCGCTAGGATCGCCCGCACAGGAGGATTCGCCTAGTGGCCTATGGCGCTCGCTTGGAAAGCGGGTTGGGGGCAACCCCTCGGGAGTTCGAATCTCCCATCCTCCGCAACGACAGGGTCGCCACGGCGGCCAGCACGAGCACCCCGCCGGCCAGGGCGCCGAGGGGCAGTCGCTCACCCAGGAGCGCCGCGGCCAGCAGGGCCGCGGTGACCGGCTCCACCAGCGTGACGATCGAGGCCACCGGCCCGGGCACCGTCCGCAGCCCGCGGAAGAACAGCGCGTAGGCCAGGGCGCTCGGCACCACGCCCAGGTAGAGCAGCAGGAGCAGCGCGACCGGGTCGGCGGTGGTGCCCAGCCCGGAGGCCAGCACCCCGGGCGTGAGCAGCAGCGCGGCGCCTCCGAAGCCGACCAGGGTCACCGGCACGCCGGCGGGCACCCCGGCGCTGACCAGCGTCACCACGGCGTAGCCGAGGGCCGACCCGGTCGCGAGCAGCGCACCGAGCAGCACCGCCGTCCCGCCGTCGACACCGGCGCTCAGCCTGACGAGCAGGCCCAGCCCGGTGAGGGCCACGGCGAGGCAGACCGCGGTGGTGCGGTCGGGGCGGCCGTGTCCCAGCGCGACGGCGCCCAGTGCGACGAGGAGGGGCGCCAGGCCGAGCGCCACGAGGGTGGCGATGCTGACCCCCGCCCGTTCCACGGCGGCGAAGAAGGCCAGCTGGTAGACCGCCAGCCCGGCGCCGACCAGCACGAGGCGGACGACGGCCGGCCAGGGCAGCGGGCCAGGCGTGTCCTCGCGCCGGCCGCGGCCGAGGACGTGGGCCAGGCCGAGCACGACGGCGCCGACGGCCATGCGGTACCAGGCGACGTCGAGCGGGCCCAGGTCGGTGCGCGCGGTCACGAAGGAGGCGGTGGTGCCGGAGGTGCCCCAGCAGACGGCGGCGAGGGCGACGAACAGCAGTCCGCGGTCGGCCGGGGCGGACCGGGTCGTGCGGGAGGCGCGGCGGAGGGCCGCGGTCGGGCGGGAGGACATGACGCTCCTGGGCGCTGGGTTCCGGACGGGCAGCGGGTCCGGAGCACGGCGCAGGTGCGGCCGGGCGCTCGGGCGCCGGCCGCACGGGGATCAGCCCGCGGTGCTCCGGGTCAGGAGCGGGGCGGGGGCAGCACGAGGGCGCGCCGGGGCGTCATGGGGCGTGAGGCTACCGGCCGGCGTCCTCTACAGTGGAGGCAGACCCCTCGTGTGGCGTCACCCCGTGAACCTCCCCAGGGCCGGAAGGCAGCAAGGATAAGCGGGCTCTGGCGGGTGCGCGGGGGGTCCCTTGCTTCCCGGACCCGCCCGTCGGGCCCGTGGTTCACAGGCTGCTGCCAGGTTCGTGCGCTTGTCTGCTTGAACCGTCAAGGGGAGGAGTCGCCGTGGCCCGTCGTCGCCGCACGTGGTGGATCGTCGGGGGGATCGTCGCGCTCCTCGCCCTCGGCCTCGGCATCGGGCCGCTCCTGTACGCCGCCACCCGGGAGGACGCCGCGGCCGCCCCGACGGTGCAGGCCCAGCCCTCCGAGGTCGAGCTCGCCGCCGACACCGACGGCAGCTGGACCGTCGCGCCCGGCTCGTCGGCCGGCTACCGCGTGGACGAGGTCCTCAACGGGGCGGACGTCGCCGTCGCGGGCACCACCGACCAGGTCACCGGCTCGGTCCTCGTCGAGGGCGGCGACATGGCCGCGGCGGAGGTGATCGTCGACGTCGCCAGCATCCGCACCGACATCGGCCAGCGGGACAGCTACTTCCGCTCGGACATCATGGACGTCGCGACCCACCCGACGGCCACCTTCACCGTGCCGGGGCCGGTGGACCTCCCCGAGCTGACCGGGACGCCGGTGACGGTGCCGGTCACCGGTGAGCTCACGCTGGCCGGCACGACGCGGCCGGTGCAGGCCGACCTCGCCGTCGTCCGCACGGCCGAGGGCGTGGACGTCTCCGGAGCGGTCCCGGTGGTGTTCGCGGACTTCGGCATCGACGCCCCCGACCTGGGGTTCGTGCGGGTCGAGGACCGCGGCCAGGTCGAGTTCCTGCTGCGCCTGACGAAGTGACGAGCCGGGCGTCCCGGTACTGCCGGGACGTCGGTGCGGGCACGTAACCTCGCCGCGTGGCTCTGGCGCTCTACCGGAAGTACCGCCCGGCGACCTTCGCCGAGGTGGTCGGCCAGGAGCACGTGACCACCCCGCTGGTCAACGCCGTCGACGGCGGGCGGATCAACCACGCCTACCTGTTCAGCGGCCCGCGCGGCTGCGGCAAGACGTCGTCGGCGCGGATCCTGGCCCGCTCGCTGAACTGCGAGCAGGGGCCGACGTCGACCCCCTGCGGGGTGTGCGGCTCGTGCGTGGCCCTGGCCCCCGACG
This region of Geodermatophilus bullaregiensis genomic DNA includes:
- a CDS encoding serine/threonine-protein kinase, producing MTTTAPGRLVAARYRLLTQIGGGGQGSVWLGQDELLGRQVAVKQILLPSGNAPGLGDEQRQRALREGRIAARLSHPHAVTVYDVVLEGGTPYLVMEYLPSRSLSEVLQDEGSLRIDQVAQIGAQLADALAAVHAAGIVHRDVKPGNVLIGRGGRVEGLVKITDFGISHAAGDVTLTQTGQITGTPAFLAPEVAQGVEMSAASDVFSLGATLYTCLEGEPPFGMDVNALRLLHKVAGGEIRPPRRAGSLERPLMRMLHPDPAARPAMTDVRDELAKLAAGRDGDTTTVLLARTDLRPDAGRTRTAGLAAGAPTPLAGPAAGPAPAPPGPPAAEPRAATRTDLPGAPPPAGPPAAAAGATPDPTPGPAARSGPLVVPRRRRRPLALALLALVVLAVAGTLTWLGLRPDGGSAPQADAGVSSSAAPSSADDAAATEVAEPTPSSEPSPEPEAPVTPETAPETTSESPPPSTEATTAPPSDPATAARQTLEQYYALLPDDAAGAYALTGPTLRSRASLGYYEDFFGRWSEVNLLDVRNVSDQGDRITATTDVEFLDSGERLVETHAVTFVRGADGQLLIDLDVVA
- a CDS encoding YceI family protein, with the protein product MARRRRTWWIVGGIVALLALGLGIGPLLYAATREDAAAAPTVQAQPSEVELAADTDGSWTVAPGSSAGYRVDEVLNGADVAVAGTTDQVTGSVLVEGGDMAAAEVIVDVASIRTDIGQRDSYFRSDIMDVATHPTATFTVPGPVDLPELTGTPVTVPVTGELTLAGTTRPVQADLAVVRTAEGVDVSGAVPVVFADFGIDAPDLGFVRVEDRGQVEFLLRLTK